One genomic segment of Primulina tabacum isolate GXHZ01 chromosome 9, ASM2559414v2, whole genome shotgun sequence includes these proteins:
- the LOC142556531 gene encoding uncharacterized protein LOC142556531, whose protein sequence is MQMMGVSWRRWKAQVKATSYDPNIPLRELVSIRPIPHDLTPEVWQTLCHYWKSNESTSRINRENGSKKRGIHAQGRTNIASLEYKFFQENGRKPTRIEILHLSRQSKKKGGALVDDEAIRVEDLLNDAVQRHLQDKPEGTQPTEVHEDAFREIFGLEHSGRVRCLGAGALPSQVFPYQYKSRLFLTQSNLPTSDVTNKLREMQDKMKSMEEQRLEEMERMRQIHEHQLQNFTRVIQSMITGSAGGSRGPELLPTQMAAIMADIMQQQTKTPKNAHESRRSPSMSKSDSD, encoded by the exons ATGCAGATGATGGGAGTTTCATGGAGGCGATGGAAGGCCCAAGTTAAAGCTACTTCTTATGATCCGAATATTCCATTAAGGGAACTTGTGTCAATTCGCCCCATTCCCCATGACCTTACGCCAGAAGTATGGCAAACTTTGTGTCATTACTGGAAGTCTAATGAG AGCACTTCAAGAATAAATCGAGAAAATGGGAGTAAAAAAAGAGGGATACATGCACAAGGACGGACAAATATTGCATCTTTGGAATATAAGTTT TTTCAAGAAAATGGCAGAAAACCAACTCGTATTGAAATATTACATTTGAGTCGACAAAGTAAAAAGAAAGGAGGAGCTCTTGTTGATGATGAAGCAATACGAGTTGAG GATTTACTAAATGATGCGGTGCAGCGTCATCTCCAAGACAAGCCCGAAGGAACACAACCAACAGAAGTGCATGAGGATGCATTTCG TGAAATATTTGGACTAGAGCATTCTGGTCGGGTTCGATGTCTAGGAGCTGGTGCATTGCCTAGCCAAGTTTTCCCATATCAGTATAAGTCTAGATTATTTTTAACACAGAGTAATCTCCCTACTTCTGATGTTACTAATAAGTTACGAGAAATGCAAGATAAAATGAAAAGTATGGAAGAACAAAGGCTAGAAGAAATGGAGCGGATGAGACAGATACATGAACATCAACTCCAAAATTTTACAAGAGTAATTCAAAGTATGATAACTGGAAGTGCTGGAGGATCTCGTGGGCCAGAATTATTACCAACACAG atGGCAGCTATCATGGCAGATATTATGCAGCAACAGACAAAAACTCCAAAAAATGCACATGAAAGTCGAAGATCTCCATCAATGTCAAAGTCGGATAGTGATtag